TTCTTTGAAAAGCTAGAAAAGAAGAAATAGATAAGCTCTTGGACCAAAAACTAGTTAAAACAGCTCCAAAGGAAGATGTTAATAGTATCAAAATGAAAGTTGCTGCACTgcaagaagaaaataaagtaCTTAAGTAAACCTTCGACAGATAAAAAGATGCCTTCCTAAAGGTGATAGCAAAATCCGCATTGAGATCAAACGCTGGACTCTTTTGGTTGATGGATGAAGTCGGTTTAAATGCAGCAAAGATGGCGTTGTAAGAGCCTTTAAAGAAAAAGACAGACAATTTCTGAGTCAGTTTTTAGGAAAGAACTCAAATTACACTGTCATCCTGGATACTAGTACAAACATACAACGCCCAAACGAAAATAAACCAAATAACCATTAGCTAACAAAAGTCTTTCAGGTCTTGTGTTATAATGTAGCTGGTCTtgttaataaaactattttatgcaacttttttaaatacgtttgtaaatttgatattttcgtTTTGTATGAAACTTGTTTTATCAAAGCAAATTCGtcattatgaaatttattttaaactatacTGGATTGCggcaacaaaaacatttaattttggcAGAGCTAGTGGAGGATGCTTATATGGATTCCGTAAAACTATTGAATCCATATACCAACTGAAATTCTTCAATGTACTGTCTTCTTGCAATGCAACTTTTTGGGATCTAATCTAAATTTGGTTTCAATCTATTTAAACTGCAATCATTggattgcaaacattttttgatgaatttcaaTCAAACCACTTTATACTTATGGGAGATCTTAACGTTAGAATAGGAATCAAAGGAACAGTCCATTCACGGATATCACAACTTATCACTGAAGTGAGAATTTCAAAAGATACTGTAAGTGACAGCAACAGCAATATGTTTTGTGAGCTCTTGAAAGACATCGGTGCATTTATCCTTAACGAAAGAAGCTTTGGCGATAAAATTGGAGAGTTTACTTTTGTGGCAACCAGAGGATCCTCAGTTATTGACTACTGCTGCCGTTCATACAGTGCATTGGAAATGATTGAAAGTTTCTCAATTGAAAGTACAACCTTTTCGGACCACATGCCGCTAGTTTAAGGTCTTAAAGCTTTTGAAGAAAAGCAAAGTTCCCCCAGTTCATTGTTGTTTCCAAGACTTAAATGGTTTACCAATAGACGCCCTCAATACATAAACAGAATTGATGAAGTTGCTGTGCAAAAACTCTTATCTTTGGATAGTATTGGAATACGATGCAACTCCTTAAAAGAATGTATCTATGCAGCATATAGGAACCCTATTAATACCAATGTCAAGTTTGAGCGAAAGAAATCCTGGTTTGATATGGATTGTCATAAAGCTCAATGATCTTCACTTAAGCTACTTAacatttacagaaaatataatcTCGATGCAAGTAGAAAAAATTATTGTGAAGCAAATAAGAAGTACAAAGCCctatgtaaagaaaaacaaagatcgTACTACCAATGCATTTCCAGTCAACTTACAAGTTGCAAGTATTAACACAGCAAAAGATTGGTGGAAACTGGCTAAAGAGATACGTGGTAATCCTACGAATACTGGAACCCAAATTACAGCTTCTAAATTTATGTTATATTTCGAAAACTCCCTAAATTCAAATCGATTAAGCAGCGGAGAATATTCCTGTGAAACAAATCTAGTTGAAATACATGAACTTGATCACCCAAttgatttaaatgaagtaaagattgcgattgaatcttcaaaagaaaacaaagctcCGGGTATAGACGGCATTTCatatgagttttataaaaatgcgaGTAATTCTTTTACTGGGGATgttcatattttgttgaaaggaatctacgaaacaaaaacaataccaacatccttcaaaaataaattatctttccGCTCTTCTAAAAAGGTGACGCTAGTCTTGTATCTAACTATCGTGAGCTTTAGTTTTTAGATACCCTCTACAAATTATTCACCTCAGTTCTCCTAAACCGCCTTACTACTTAGATCGAAAACAACAATGTACTCAATGAATTCCAGGCTCATATCGAAAAGATTAGATTTTCAATCTTTCATACCTTATTCAGCTGCAACTAAGccagaaaaagaaactttatgctTGGTTCGTAGACTTTAAAGCTGCGTTAGACAATATTAACAGAGAAGCTCTTATTCACAAACTTATAACATTGGGAATCTCaacgaaaattattaaaattatcaaactatTGTACCAAGACACAGTTGCCGCCGTATGGAATGGAAGCAGTGCCTCTAATTTCTTTAGAATGAGCGTTCTGAGCGCTCTGCTTTTGGTCTTGTTCTTAAATGACCTACATTCTGAACTCCCCATCGGAATACATGTGCAAAGAATCAgtataaatattcttttgtacGCTGATGATATGTAATTTCGGCTGAGAGTCCAGCTTTACTTCAAACAATTATGCTCCAATGAATTGCTTGGATCTTAAAGCATACGAAGTTGACAAGCGACAAAATAAAGTGCAGATTCTGTTTGTCTCGTATTTGTTGCAAAGAAAATAACAGttttcaagaaaagaaaaacttcaaatcTAAGAGATATTCAAAGTTggaagtatttatttaattttgtaatttgtttgagTGAAAAGTTACATTTAAACACATCAGGAAAATTGACTATAAATAAAAGCtgtgtttattaaattaacaagCCTTCaactatagatcaagaaatcacgactttagtaattctctatgaatacatcccaatttgtttaaactttagaATGAAACCGCTTGACGCTGGAGAAAGTGAAAGAATCGTTTGTTTTGGACCATGAACAtggattgatattttttataaactggtagaaacaaatattgtatatcaatttttgaaacaagtAAGATTTGCCTTAACTTCGTTGAATGACGAACAATCGGGACCTTTGAAAgtactttttcgaaaaaagcCGAATCAACATAAGGGCTAGacatttatgtttcttttttcagcTAGAAATGGACCTTCAGTTCtatataactccaaggacgatTTAAAGACTAGTccagttttaaaaaactttcttgctttTTCCAGTGAACGTTCGAAAACGACTAGCTGTTGATTGTTGGCCAAGTCTTGCAATCTATCTGAAAGACTCGCACAAAGGTGCATTCAGAAAAccgtttttattagtttttttcactaaaacttaataaaactatttcgtACTAAACAGGAAtgattctaatttttttatgttCGGCTGTGTAGTTCTTAACAGATAATGTTTTGACGATCttgaaaaatacaataaattatttattttctagatatattttaaatctatttataaGTTTTCGGAAGAGATAAACATAGAGGAATAATTATAAAATGAGAATTTCATACAATTCTAGAAGAGAGCACAATAGATATTTAGGTCGCAGTGCATTTACTCCGATTTAATAATCTTATAGTTTTCTGAAGTTCTTATTGGTCATGAGtcttcatttcaaaaagttgaatctTATGatatcataatttaaaaaaaataggattCAAAGATAATTCTTATGAGGTTTCCCAtggttaaaataaatcaatttatttttgatccagatttgtcaaaacaaagattttcctaaaataataatttccatggggcaaaataaattgatttgttttttatttaaggtcAAATCTGCTGATCTGGATTTTTCGGCAGATTTACCACTCTTTGTACCAATactaatacacaaaaaaaattaatttttgaaggaaatctaaatttacccatggaaaacatCATTAGGGCAGATTTCCAGTCCGAGAATCAGTTTATTCCAATTACAAAAAACACCCGTTTTGAACGTTCTTTTTATACtacttcaattaattgatttgaaaaacgTAATTTTAAAGCGTTTTTTGTCTAAACTATTTTGGCGTGCATGCTTCATTGCCTTTTCCCAGGATTATGTGATATAGGTGAATACTGACAACTAATGaggattttccaaaaagttatgaaacactaaatattgaagatgggatcaaagatattaaaaatcatcaaaacattttattaaaaagcctaaagtgatgtttttttttcggattcATAATAAGGCCTATAAGATCTTCGTAAAAGCATAATTTATTCGCAGGTTCAAAACCTTGTTGTCAAGTCCCTGCCACAGAGTGCTTCTGGAttgctaaacaaaaaatatttccccTTCATGGTATTTATATGCTGCATTACAACTGCTAAAGTGGTTTATCAAGTTTTACAAAACTTATAACTTTTGTATAGTTtctcaaaccatttaaataaaCTAGGTTCATGCTATATTCAGTTGGACCAAAAACAGTTGGACGGATTTCCTAACATAGCATGATTCTTAAAATTGATTgtatctatattaaaaaaaaaacaatattagtcGAAGATTCTTATTTCATATTTACATTGTTGTCTCCGAATCTGGAGGTGTGTGATAGTTTAAATTGTATGCAGGTGGGCCGCTGTTCAAAAATGCCATTGACCGTATACTCTCTCGAGATGCTGTACGTTTGGAAAATGGTATATTTTGAGGTGGAGTGCTAGAAAAACTAGGCGaatgctgttgttgctgttgctgattTTGTTGTAGTtgctgttgttgatgatgatggtgatgtgaatgttgatgttgttgttgttgatgttgttgctgctgttgttgaaaTTGAAGCTGTTGTTGCTCTTGATGTGGCaaatgctgctgctgttgttgttggtgttgctgttgatgttgctgttgaCCAGTTATGCCAACAAACACATTTTCAGCTACCGGAGGATTATACGAGCTCAACGGTCTTGCACCATGGAAATTTGAATAGCTCGATCTAACCGAAGGAGGACGATTATTGTACAACTCGTCCACATGTTCGCCATCATTCAAATTCGGAGTAGAATGCTGATAAGTCGGATTATACAGACCCGTCGAAGTATTACCCGAAGCCCAGGACTGTTGCAACTGCAATGTACTGCTACTTGTGTTATAGTAAATTGGATCCGGAGGTATGTTCTTATTGAAGCTACTGTATTTTTTCGGTGGCTTCGTCAAACTGCTTACAATCTCATTATTCAACGATTGCAAATTGGAAGCTGTTAATGCGGGATTTTCAACATGCTGAAAGCTACCCATAGATTTACCACCCGTATTTTGCTGcatttgctgttgttgttgatcCATAAGTTTGGTCACGGGATTCTGTTGGTATTTTCGACGTGAAGTTCGCATGCTATTACGATTGCTTGAGCTGGCATGACTTCGTCGACTGGTTGTACTATGGCGGCTATTCGATCCACGGGTCATTACAGAGCGTCGTTTTACTCGGCGTGGTGTCATTGGTTTGGGGCTTAGCTGTCCGTT
This window of the Eupeodes corollae chromosome 3, idEupCoro1.1, whole genome shotgun sequence genome carries:
- the LOC129952179 gene encoding sodium/potassium-transporting ATPase subunit beta-1-interacting protein isoform X3, yielding MGSCTRRHFLLSTCFLQLITIIERQVFDFLGYMWAPIFANFLHIIFVIFGFYGAYHFRVKYIITYLIWSIIWIGWNSFLICFYLNVGELDRDSDILNLGTGSVSWFEVNGYGCKPTYPTNITSDDPYRPIRPEHVDDCLLEYHLIEVVHSGVQCFLATLAIIGSIMISYIFLDEDDRLKHGSKKAKHRQSLYSIEFGPSSMDTIRNRADTILDYDDQIEDRNGQLSPKPMTPRRVKRRSVMTRGSNSRHSTTSRRSHASSSNRNSMRTSRRKYQQNPVTKLMDQQQQQMQQNTGGKSMGSFQHVENPALTASNLQSLNNEIVSSLTKPPKKYSSFNKNIPPDPIYYNTSSSTLQLQQSWASGNTSTGLYNPTYQHSTPNLNDGEHVDELYNNRPPSVRSSYSNFHGARPLSSYNPPVAENVFVGITGQQQHQQQHQQQQQQHLPHQEQQQLQFQQQQQQHQQQQHQHSHHHHHQQQQLQQNQQQQQQHSPSFSSTPPQNIPFSKRTASRESIRSMAFLNSGPPAYNLNYHTPPDSETTM